From Nilaparvata lugens isolate BPH unplaced genomic scaffold, ASM1435652v1 scaffold7640, whole genome shotgun sequence:
ttgacaaacacatatgttcatcatgtgtatgataagttatgttcaatttaatagaatctataaggattaagttatcaacattttgttaataactttggtgtaaacgcagctttgtAAATGTAATCCAATAATTACACCctctaattattttttaatattaaataaatcaaaatcatcaattgaatttatgtgatccacaatttattattttttgttatcagGTGAACGTGTTGCTATCAAAATACTGGAAAATGTATCGGAAAATATCGAGGAAATTGAGGAGGAGTACCTTGTTCTTCGAGACCTCAGTCTCCACCCCAACATCCCGGCTTTTCAAGGTCTTTTTCTCAGAAGAGGAGTACTTCCGGAGGAAGATCAGCTATGGTTCACCATGGAGGTCAGTGTTAAATGCTATTAAGGCACgatttctaggacacttattaaatctaatggaccATCAAACTTAAACCTTTGATTAATGTTGTCTAAATTTGGGGGAGAAATAGTACAATGTATCCTGAGTTCCTCTCTCCCGGTCtgtgttttatttttgtaaaaataagatAAATGAAAGATTTGATGattcattagatttaataagtgttGTCCTAGTGCCTCAGCTTACCTGAATTCatgattaataaaattgaaaatttcctaCTTATCATACAAACTCTtgaatgttgaagtgacacataacctagctacaaattagaattggaaccgttttgggcttataagcctgtcgtacttttctgtaagttgtgtaattctgaattattaaataaataaaataaactctTCGTGAGGTTGAGTGACTCGTTCACTCCTAATGTCTTCTAAAATCTTGTAACAACAGATTAACTGTGCTCTCTCTAGTACTATCTCACCTATTTTCCTCCTTTCACCTTACTACTTTCCTTGGACACTTTTCAAAACCTACCAGGAGAATCAGTGCCGTCTACATGCCTGCTTGACAGAAACTGTTCCAAAGCAGTTTATTTAAAtgcaaatgaataattataacgGAAAGAATtcctttaaaaattttaaattaccaTCCGATAGGAAAAACAGACATTGGTAGACCTCGGAAAAGATGGCAATTGAGgaaatcaaataagaatataggAAAAGCTGATAAAGAAAGtcaaaattaataacattttatacttgtataagctataaattttagatataatatattcctccaaaacatttaaattttttgtagaatgctgttgtgagtcggaacaggcaaaagcctaatccatgaaggcaagaagaagaagaagatgaataattataatacacaaataaaattcaagagattgctaataataaattctatcctaattatgataccctactataatgatattatgttggagtgatcataatattcttataaataaattgttcaaatcgattcatcaataatatcaatcatCAGTCGTATCAATGCATTCATATCAAGTCTCTTGATGTGGTCAGGAAAACTCCACGCGGTCGTGCCGGAACTGTTCAGCTGCTGGGGTTATTCATGATTTTCAACTTTTGCAATGTAATTTAGATCTTGTACTCCTCTCCTTATCCAGGTGTCTAGTAGTTGATGTCTGAATAAATGTGCTGAGTTATAGGCTATATTATATACTGCGATATTGTATATAACCGCAAATTTGTGGTACCTTACCAATCACAATGAGTTCTAATCAAGAGTTCAATCAAGTTCAAAGAGAATATATGAGCCTATCAGTTTATTAAAACGTAGCCACTCAACTTTAACGATTAGatgaataatgtaaataattattgttgtccAAGATCCATTAATAATTACAATCcatttattcaaaatcaatattgTTGAGGGCGCCAGGATCCTGTTCACAGCATCAATTACATTGAATAGTATGGTTGATAAATCACAGTGTTAGTTCTATATTTGTGTGACGTGTAGAACTAAAAGACTTAACCCATTTCGTACTatgtataaccatagagaaacattagcgtaagtagatatcccatggtatggggaatttatgtcgcaacttttactgttatctcaagccgattactgtcgattattgtaaatttttactgttttgttggggtgagagtgtatgaacggcacaatttgagcaCAGCACAatgactaccagcgtcacacagcttcatgggaaagaactaagtgaactatcggcttgggataacagtaaaagttgcgacataaacgccctataccatgggatatctacttatgctatcgtttctctgtggtataaccttatccaaatttggggagaggaatagcacaagattaccttatttttcctctccatatcattttgatgatgtacttattgtatcaatcaataaagaataaagaaaatcATCATATTCTCTGGAAACGTATTCCTTCAAGGCTAATCAAGTTGTTAGTTGAGAAATAATAACTTACGCTTTTGACTTTTCTCTAGAAACTGGTtgtatctttattttattatgttatattaaaatattcttaaaagggtactatggtagtatttttcaactaatcatcatattcatcaattattatccaTATCGACTATTGGTCGAAATGATGActtttgaatgaagaataaaataatatattgttctTTCCCTGTTATTAAATATCATGCTCAAAACATACTCATTATTAAATACTTAAtgttattcgttaaaagtggtaattgagtggaatatttctaattaatttatcaattaaagccatctaaattcaaaatttatagttttaatgtttattttggaccaaaattttataaaaattgtacacgtgaattCCAACCTTAtctggactttgtcacctataatttggaagaaaaatagcacaaggactaccttattattttatctttcaatgttactacattagtgtcatttgcattgtaaataaataaatgtaatagCTATTTTTTtatcgaatttgaaaaataataattttaaaaccaTTGTCGTGATTGGAGTTATGATTAATTTGTAATGTTCTTATTTCAGTTATGCACTGGCGGATCAGTAACAGACCTCGTCCAGGGGTTGAAGAAGAGAGGGGAGAATTTGACTGAAGACCAAATAGCTTTTATTATTAGAGAAACGGTTGAGGTATGTATAACATTGAGCTCTCCCTTTTTTCTAAGAGTTTGAAGAAGGCCGTAGCCTTGTGTACTTCAGATGGGATAGGAAGAATGATGGTTGAGAAAGATaggtgaagtgaacaactacaagacaacccatttcggactatgtgtaaccttatctaaatttgggagaggaatagcacaaggttaccttatttttttctcttcctatcatttttttactttccttgccctattaccataggtaaggaaagtattgctttccgaaaaaattaaggtaccccaatttctatacgtttcaaggtcccctgagtccaaaaaagtggtttttgggtattgttctgtgtgtgtgtgtgtgtgtgtgtgtgtgtgtgtgtgtgtgtgtgtgtgtgtgtgtgtgtgtgtgtgttgtgtgtgtggtgtgtgtgttgtgtgtgtgtgtgtgtgtgtgtgtgagtgtgtgtgtgtgtgtgtgttgtgtgtggtgtgtgtgttggtgtgtgtgtgtgtgtggttgtgtgtgtgtgtgtgtgtgtatgagtgtatgtgcgtctgtgtacacgatatctcatctcctaattaacggaatgacttgaaatttggaacttaaggtcctcccactataaggatcagacacgaacaatttcgattaaatccaattcaagatggcggctaaaatgaagaaaatgttgtcaaaaacagggttttaacgcgattttctcgaaaacggctccaacgatattgatcaaatttataccgaaaatagtcattgataagccctatcaactgcctcaagtcctatatctgtaaaaatttcaggagctccaccccatctatgcaaagtttgattttagattcccaattatcaggcttcagatacaatttaaacaaaaaaatctgagtggaaaagattgagtatgaaaatctctacaattaatgtttagtaacattttcacctaaaactgaaaataagctcgaaattcgagaaaatgtgattatacaATTGCAatttgttggcaactgttgattctattaaatgattcactatgaagagatagcagacctagtatgtctccagcgttattgtcctgtcaacagctggctcagatctttttttataagtagacttgagatgcgcgggaacactagcgtcaggtgatcaattttcataacggcaaggaaagttgtgtgagtgcgccacaccagattttttttatgtacttattgtatgaatgaattaataaagaatgaagaatatgaGATATACTACAGTTTTTGGTGGACCTATAATTTCAAATTACTGATTTATTcatatcataattttatttttcgaataattttattgttcagCTTTGCATACTAAAATTTGTACTACAGTTCTGTTTCAAGTAGACGACCTACTACAGTATTTAAAATTTCTGAACCATTTTAATCAACATTCTGTGTGTATAGCTTCTGCTACTCTccaaattgtattattttcatagAGTTTCAGCCTTGCATACTAATCACGTGAAGAATGAATCATAATCTTCATAATTACATTCAATTACTACGCATTGTTTGGCTTTAGTCTTCTGAGTCCACTACGCTATCAGTTCAATGTGTATTAACAGACTTCAGAATAATATTAGAGTTGTGAAATATCTGATTGATTTCAAAACTGGAGTATCAAAGAATTTTAATAAGCCATTTACTCTGCTCCTCATCATCTGAAAAATTGTTGTAGAAGCTTTGAAAGAGATTAACATAGTTTTATAACtcgtgataaaatattgaaataggtccacaataatattgtaatgttgaacttgaattgaaattaaaaacaatatagaagaTCGAAGATATCATGCTCTTCaaccataataataaatatttatatggatagtaattattgttgattcatatAACATACTATGTTgactcttttctgtatagggctacttgtaataagaatagaaataaaaataaaaatcttagtatcCTTAATaatcactaatcacttgaaaatggcatcaatgttgaatcatgttgtgattaaataattcaaaaaaaagatactaagatttttatttttatttctattcagaCTATGCTCTATGATAGTTAATTGTTTAAGTGAAATCCAACCCCATATTTTCAATTacgctgtggctacagttacggtaaccgtagctccattcgcgttccggtaaacatttgcgcaggcgcggctaccgctatttacatgtgcattgtggtgTTGATGGTTTTTGGTGACATGGTTATGATTTCTAAGTAACTAACTAACTTATTCTAACTAACTTCATTGAAACGATAGGTTTCATAACCATGTCACCAAAACCATCAAcaccacaatgcacatgtaaatagcggtagccgcgcctgcgcaaatgtttaccggaacgcgaatggagctacggttaccgtaactgtagccacagcgtTTCAATTATCCTGGATTTATCAAATGTGaagtaattattttcaattcaacatttGTTACTTCTCATCCCTTCtattttatgattattgaaCAATTGTATTGCTGTTTTTCATTATAACATCATCTTTTTCCAATATACCATGATGCCAGTGACTTCTCGTGAACCATTATACCGTAATATCATATATCTTCTGATCGGAATCGAAATCAATTCCATAAACCTCTTCAATTCTTTGATAAATAATCATCGAGATAAAGTATCTTGAAAAAATTTCCAGCTTCCTCCGCTCATTTGAGTCATCTTGTACTGATTGAGTAGATTAACTCATTCTTCTTGTATCATAGCACAGATTTAACTGTTTACCTAGTCTATAATCATAGATactattttgaactattttcatgtcaaatcttcaatcaataatacagttttgtaaataaatgtttctCCTGATTTGATATGATGTATGCATAGATATGAATAATAGTCTCATTCTacaaatttccttctgctatatttagttcttcggtcaatttttgcagtagcagaagtccttagttaGATTCTAAACTTCTGGAAAGGTAGCCTATACACTATAACCAGACGTCTGGTTGGCCAGAATGCATCATACAAGTCAAGGTGCTTGCATAATGCAAGACGCTAACGATGTTTCTTGAAATCgaagtaaaatttcaaaatgtagTAAATTAGTCTTTGACTCCATTGCAAGAGTCAAAGAGTCAAAATAGTCATTCAGGTTATAAAAGCTCTCATTCATTCAGATAAAAGAGTTGAAGTAGATACTGAGAGCTCTGCTTCAACTCATTCATCCTTGTAATCTCCTTCAACTGAATTGGTACGGTAGTAGGTATATCCTACTACCCTACTACCAACCTACCTGGTATATCTTTCTACCAATATAACTGGGTTTCTACGTCATGAACTTCCATTGGATctttgaattgataattataatcacCCCTAATAATTGatcaccccgacacatattattattattatttgtaattaattgtgattgatttaatttaatttagaagtatttttttaattaaaaaatgatttttgtgtgttttgaattgtagtgtgtttaaattgagtgtgtaattgaagaatgttaagtgaaacataacctagctacatttggactgttgtataaattagaattggaaccgttttgggcttataagcctgtggtacttttctgtaagttgtgtaattctgaatgattaaatagataaatagattatagtggggtatcataattataactaagtttagtattagcaacttttgtatgtataatataataactatgtatatgttttgtcattATACTCCTCTAGTTGCAATGtattggcaatcagagaaattattattattatgtataatgTGTGTTGACAGGCGCTGGTATATCTGCACAGCAACCACTGCATGCACCGAGACATCAAGGGCCACAACATATTGCTGACCGAGGAGGGGAATGTGAAGTTGGTAGACTTTGGGGTATCCTCTCACCTGCAGGCCACAATGGGCCGTCGCAACACCTCTGTCGGAACACCCTATTGGATGGCACCAGAGGTCAATCTTCAATTAAAAGtccattcaaattaatttcaaacatatttttacaaattaaaTTCACAGACCATACTAGTAAAATGactgaatttattcatattcttatttatttattgatttagaCCAAACACCTCTTTCGGAACACCCTATTGGATGGCACCTGAGGTCACTCTccaatcaaattcattttcataaaccatacaaattaatttcaaaagtaaaattcaaattaattttcacaGACAAACAATGCACTGAATTCatccatttacatatttatttattgatttaggCTCAACACCTCTGACGGACACCCTATTGGATGGCACCTGAGGTCACTCTTCAATTGAAAGTCCATTCACATTCATTTCCACAAACAATACAAATTAGTTCTCACAGGCAATAGTCAAATTAATTTTCACAGTCATCACAGATACAATGCACTGattttacaaattcaaatattcgaATTTATTCAAGTTCACGATGGATAAACAGATGAATGCTTTCACTAAATTGAACAGAACAGTCTAATAGTtctaacataataatattatgtttatacATGGCCATTCTATAGATAACACTATAGAGCCTCATGGTTTATAGTGTTTATTCACTTTCATTTAATAgtgtttattcatttttattatgtttagtAGTTTTGCAGTAGGATAATGATGTTATCCTTCTGGAAAATGACTGGCATAGGTACAACTTGTTTGCCAGTAGGCCTAGCATCTTATTGAGAAGTAAAACTTgagattaaattatttttaaaacatgGTTTTAACTATAGAGAcatattacttattactttaTTGTTTCTCCATTCATTGTGATAAGAATCAATAAaacattaatcaattattaatgacCCTGTaaactaatttttattttatcatttggAAACAATACAAGGGCTTGAGTTACATTCTTATATGATTCTATGGAGTCATgtgtaaaattataatcatgattATATTTTAGAGTATTCTAGTGGTCACTCTTacaaccttagaccagttatagaatagaaacGCTGGgtagtctagcctctgaagccaacatctactgccatatcgccccatcgtgacgtcagcatcggatagaaaactttgagattatgtctatttcagatggaagtaaattattatttatgaaactcttgctgcgctcccgctgaaatagacacaatctgctatggaaaaaaatgtaaacaaactctacagaactCTCAAACTCTACgtttctattctataactggtctaagattacAACGGTCTATAATTTCAACAACAGTACTTCTgttttaatttgaatagaattactTTTTTACATACTTTTTATGTATTTCACCCGAATATATTTGACTGTACAgtatgtcttgtgaaatacataagaaagtgtgttaatacatcgcagctcggaatggatcgagAAACCatcatcaataaatctatctcaATAAGACAATAAATCTctatatctttatttttttatgtgaTGACTTGGCATAGTTTGGACAGTCCACTCTAGTAATTCTCTCTATATCacgaaaaactatgaaaactGTGTGAACCTCTTACTTAAAAACTGTGTGAAAATTTATTTAGTTGAGAAaattatgtaggcctaattGATTGTCAAATCTCAAATTCCTattttctttttcatccaacaataatataaaatttatatatttaaatatactcATTTgtatcatttaaaaatatttttgacaacaattctgagtttttaaaaaacttGTGTGGATTTTTCAGGTGATAGCCTGCGAACAACAACTAGACTCGTGGTACGACGCTCGCTGCGACGTCTGGTCACTTGGTATCACGGCAATCGAGCTGGCCCAGGGCGACCCCCCTCTTAGCGACCTGCACCCGATGCGTGCCCTCTTCCAGATCCCCCGCAACCCGCCCCCTCTCCTAGAGCGCACCGACTGCCCCCTCCTCGCTGACTTTGTGGCCGAGGTGCTAGTCAAGGATCTCGA
This genomic window contains:
- the LOC120356713 gene encoding myosin-IIIa-like; the protein is ERVAIKILENVSENIEEIEEEYLVLRDLSLHPNIPAFQGLFLRRGVLPEEDQLWFTMELCTGGSVTDLVQGLKKRGENLTEDQIAFIIRETVEALVYLHSNHCMHRDIKGHNILLTEEGNVKLVDFGVSSHLQATMGRRNTSVGTPYWMAPEVIACEQQLDSWYDARCDVWSLGITAIELAQGDPPLSDLHPMRALFQIPRNPPPLLERTDCPLLADFVAEVLVKDLELRPFAKELLSHPLLKRGAVS